The Natrinema salaciae genome includes a window with the following:
- a CDS encoding helix-turn-helix domain-containing protein, with protein MIRLREAGRSWRDIAGETGVNRSTARGIYDRRDRYLKEAESGGVA; from the coding sequence GTGATCCGCCTCCGAGAGGCTGGCCGTTCATGGAGGGACATTGCCGGCGAAACGGGCGTGAACCGATCGACCGCCCGTGGAATCTACGATCGGCGAGACCGCTACCTCAAGGAAGCCGAATCCGGAGGAGTAGCATAA
- a CDS encoding helix-turn-helix domain-containing protein → MSDLDILEFLDGHELDDFQAPPATIAKNMDPTKGTVQQRVRILNAAGLIEKKDATGGYYCITGVGRRYLQGELLDEERDRLEQFDPSNV, encoded by the coding sequence ATGAGCGATCTCGATATTCTGGAGTTTCTAGACGGCCACGAGCTGGACGACTTTCAGGCCCCGCCCGCGACCATCGCCAAAAACATGGATCCGACCAAGGGGACCGTCCAGCAGCGCGTTCGAATTTTGAACGCCGCCGGACTCATCGAGAAGAAAGACGCAACCGGCGGGTACTACTGTATCACTGGCGTCGGTCGACGATATCTTCAAGGAGAGCTGTTGGATGAGGAGCGGGACCGACTCGAGCAGTTCGATCCGTCTAACGTATAA
- a CDS encoding sodium-dependent transporter, with translation MVRESWSSRAGFILAAVGSAVGLGNIWRFPWMTAENGGSAFLLLYLLIVLGVGVPGLLAAFVIGRRSNRNPVGAFKSLGGSRFWTVLGVLCVVTSIILMSFYSVVGGWILRYFLESATGAYFVDPETHFAAISYGAEAFGYQLAVLAATSLIVAAGIRRGIEATTKVMIPGVVVLLVGLAIWAARQPGAAQGYEFYLTFDGAYLAENFLSVLGAAAGQALFTLSIGSGTMITYASYVDDDRSLPLDASAIAVFNLGIGILAGLVVFPLLFSFAPGPTEGGPGALFIGIAGAFASLPGGRLLGAVFFLIVLLAALTSLISMLEIPVSFLVDEFGLERSTATWGLFALITLTGGVNAFSPAVFTLFANHLVDLLLVLGLTGFMVYTAWVLGPVAIEEYLKGSGQLSRPLVVPWRYAIGTLFPVFLLFTFYADVAALVGLSAGTGLLLVAALLTLMALVFVARRSVSENRPQPSESTD, from the coding sequence ATGGTACGTGAGAGTTGGTCGAGTCGCGCCGGATTTATCCTGGCCGCGGTCGGAAGCGCGGTCGGACTGGGGAACATCTGGCGATTTCCCTGGATGACCGCGGAGAACGGTGGGAGTGCCTTTCTACTGTTGTATCTACTCATCGTCCTCGGCGTCGGGGTGCCGGGATTGCTGGCCGCATTCGTGATCGGTCGACGGTCGAATCGGAACCCAGTGGGGGCGTTCAAATCGCTCGGCGGATCGCGTTTCTGGACGGTGTTGGGCGTGCTCTGTGTCGTCACCTCGATCATACTGATGTCGTTCTACAGCGTCGTCGGCGGATGGATCCTCAGGTACTTCCTCGAGAGCGCGACGGGTGCCTATTTCGTGGATCCCGAAACTCACTTCGCGGCGATCAGCTACGGTGCCGAAGCGTTCGGCTACCAACTCGCCGTCCTCGCGGCCACGTCTCTGATCGTCGCCGCGGGGATCAGACGCGGCATCGAGGCGACGACGAAGGTGATGATACCCGGCGTCGTCGTGTTGCTCGTCGGACTCGCGATCTGGGCGGCCCGACAACCCGGTGCCGCGCAGGGATACGAGTTCTACCTCACATTCGACGGTGCCTACCTCGCGGAGAACTTCCTATCGGTACTGGGAGCGGCCGCCGGCCAGGCGCTGTTCACTCTCTCGATCGGCAGCGGGACGATGATTACCTACGCCTCCTACGTCGACGACGACCGCTCGCTGCCCCTCGACGCCTCGGCTATCGCTGTGTTCAATCTCGGTATCGGCATCCTGGCCGGACTCGTGGTGTTCCCGTTGCTGTTCTCATTCGCGCCGGGACCGACTGAGGGCGGCCCCGGCGCCCTGTTCATCGGGATCGCCGGCGCGTTCGCGAGCCTGCCCGGCGGGCGACTTCTCGGCGCGGTCTTCTTCCTCATCGTTCTCCTCGCAGCCCTGACGAGTCTGATCAGCATGCTCGAGATTCCGGTCTCGTTTCTGGTTGACGAGTTCGGCCTCGAGCGGTCGACAGCGACCTGGGGGCTATTCGCGCTGATCACACTCACCGGCGGCGTGAACGCGTTCAGCCCCGCGGTGTTTACGCTGTTCGCGAACCACCTCGTCGATCTACTCTTGGTACTTGGTCTGACCGGGTTCATGGTGTACACGGCTTGGGTCCTCGGTCCGGTCGCGATTGAGGAGTATCTCAAAGGTTCGGGACAGCTCTCGCGCCCACTGGTGGTCCCGTGGCGATACGCGATCGGGACCCTCTTCCCAGTGTTTCTCCTCTTTACCTTCTACGCCGATGTCGCGGCCCTGGTCGGGCTGTCAGCGGGAACGGGACTGTTGTTGGTCGCGGCGCTGCTGACATTGATGGCACTTGTCTTCGTGGCCCGTCGTTCCGTCTCCGAAAACCGACCGCAACCAAGCGAGAGTACGGACTGA
- a CDS encoding tyrosine-type recombinase/integrase — MNPPQTAGPGDVPDLELEEAMQLFISRNQPNWKGETARTYRKSLDTFEAFAEETDLETLDDLEMWRVGRFTDYLLSQDYARVTVQSKQKQARRWLKWLESQGYIEVGTHLAIEPLKLTDSEQTSSDIFRPETLNETLAYYRDSLKWRSKRGHALLEIIGHTGARRSCIRALDVDDYDPEARTLTFLNRPKTGTRLKRGDAHQRKVVLAETPNRILEEYVERDRSERHDEHGRRPLFASARGRPVKSTITNWIYQATLPCVRKSCPHGKERHKCQWTEQQDSSKCPSSTSPHPVRRGSITWQLNIGRSVQDVADRAATTPDVIRRYYDRPDLDSELRRRITDFDGIDLCKHSDPSDINEEIDQ, encoded by the coding sequence ATGAACCCACCTCAGACTGCCGGCCCGGGCGATGTGCCCGATCTCGAGCTCGAGGAGGCGATGCAGTTGTTCATCAGTCGGAACCAGCCGAACTGGAAGGGCGAGACGGCTCGGACCTACCGCAAGAGTCTCGATACCTTCGAGGCGTTCGCAGAAGAGACCGACCTCGAGACGCTCGACGACCTCGAGATGTGGCGCGTCGGGCGGTTCACAGACTACCTGCTCTCGCAGGACTACGCTCGCGTCACCGTCCAGAGCAAGCAGAAACAGGCGCGTCGCTGGCTCAAGTGGCTCGAATCGCAAGGCTATATCGAGGTCGGTACGCACCTAGCGATCGAGCCGCTGAAGCTCACCGACAGTGAGCAGACCAGTTCGGACATTTTCCGGCCGGAGACGCTGAACGAGACGCTCGCATACTACCGCGATTCCCTCAAGTGGCGATCGAAACGAGGGCACGCACTCCTCGAGATCATCGGCCACACTGGTGCCCGTCGATCCTGTATCCGTGCACTCGACGTCGACGACTACGATCCCGAAGCGCGGACGCTGACGTTTCTGAATCGGCCGAAGACCGGGACTCGGCTCAAGCGGGGCGATGCCCATCAGCGGAAGGTCGTCCTCGCCGAGACGCCGAATCGCATCCTCGAGGAATACGTCGAGCGCGATCGCAGCGAGAGGCACGACGAGCACGGCCGTCGTCCACTGTTTGCCAGCGCGCGCGGCCGCCCGGTCAAGAGCACGATCACGAACTGGATCTACCAGGCGACGCTCCCGTGCGTTCGGAAATCGTGCCCCCACGGGAAGGAGCGTCACAAATGCCAGTGGACGGAACAGCAGGACAGCAGCAAGTGCCCGTCGTCGACGTCGCCCCATCCAGTCCGTCGCGGTTCGATCACCTGGCAGCTCAACATTGGCCGCTCGGTTCAGGACGTGGCCGATCGTGCGGCTACGACCCCCGACGTGATCCGCCGGTACTACGACAGACCCGATCTCGACTCGGAGCTACGACGTCGGATCACGGACTTCGACGGTATCGACCTCTGTAAGCACAGCGACCCGAGCGACATCAACGAGGAGATCGACCAATGA